From the Methanomicrobia archaeon genome, one window contains:
- the gyrA gene encoding DNA gyrase subunit A, translating to MNEDERAVDEAGLDERPHVIEVSVENEMKRSYIDYAMSVIVGRALPDARDGLKPVHRRILYGMQELGVTYNRSHKKSARIVGDVLGKYHPHGDVAVYDTMVRMAQDFSYRYPLVDGQGNFGSVDGDSAAAMRYTEARLSKIAGELLEDLDKDTVEWLPNFDNTLKEPQILPAKLPNLLINGSSGIAVGMATNMPPHNLAEVVDGIIRVIDEPDVEIEELMQHIKAPDFPTGGIISGYEGIRQAYLTGRGSIKLRAKVEIEQKAKRERIIITEIPYQVNKSKLVEEIAEFVRKYKVDSIVGLRDESDRKGMRIVVSLKTGANAPIIVNRLFRRTQLETTFGVINLALVDGEPRVLTLKELIECYIKHRREVTVRRLQFELDRAEKRKHLLEGLIIAIAHIDEVIQLIKASSDVKSAQAALIEKFALTEVQAKEILDMRLSRLSALERDKIETERGELTQKIAWLREVLASEARIRGVIKDELRELKEKYGDKRRTELEEMVTLSERDFIEDEEVILFFTERGYVKRLPEKLFKQQQRGGKGIAVIDRREDDVVVNFIRASTRERLLLFTEDGRVFQVKTYEIPPSSRHAKGKPLVNVPGLSITAEESKTFVTALSVPEAVDEAVENVYIVFATRRGVVKRSALASLKNIRVTGIVALRVDERKNDALVDVALMKGEANQGIIVSSKMGKAIFFHEEELREMGRYAAGVRGIRLDKGDEVASIETVDLSVQKSNFVTITEKGYGKRTRLDAYRETHRGGKGVISIRGAQRNGNVVCIKQVKPDDDLMITTSDNMVTKIGVRNIPVQGRNTQGVRLMNVKKGARVVTVDVV from the coding sequence ATGAACGAGGACGAGCGAGCGGTAGACGAAGCAGGGCTCGACGAACGACCACACGTTATCGAGGTCAGTGTCGAGAATGAGATGAAGCGCTCGTATATCGACTATGCGATGAGCGTGATCGTCGGCCGTGCTCTTCCAGACGCCCGCGATGGGCTTAAGCCGGTGCATCGCCGCATTCTCTACGGCATGCAGGAGCTCGGCGTCACGTATAATCGGTCGCACAAGAAATCCGCACGCATCGTGGGCGACGTCCTGGGCAAGTATCACCCGCACGGGGACGTTGCAGTGTATGACACTATGGTGCGCATGGCGCAGGATTTCTCGTACCGTTACCCGCTGGTAGACGGCCAGGGCAATTTCGGGAGCGTGGACGGCGATTCCGCGGCCGCGATGCGATATACAGAGGCACGGCTCTCGAAGATCGCGGGCGAACTCCTCGAGGATCTCGATAAGGATACCGTCGAGTGGTTACCCAATTTTGATAATACGCTCAAAGAGCCGCAGATATTACCTGCAAAGCTCCCCAACCTCCTGATCAACGGCTCATCCGGCATTGCCGTCGGTATGGCCACCAATATGCCACCCCATAACCTGGCCGAGGTCGTTGATGGCATCATTCGCGTCATCGACGAGCCCGATGTCGAGATCGAAGAGTTGATGCAGCACATAAAAGCGCCTGACTTCCCCACGGGCGGCATCATCTCGGGCTACGAAGGCATCCGCCAGGCTTATCTGACCGGTCGGGGCAGCATCAAACTCCGGGCAAAGGTGGAGATCGAGCAGAAGGCCAAACGAGAGCGGATCATCATCACGGAGATCCCCTATCAGGTGAACAAGAGCAAGCTGGTCGAGGAGATCGCGGAATTCGTCCGGAAATACAAGGTAGACAGTATCGTCGGACTGCGCGACGAATCGGACCGCAAAGGTATGCGGATCGTCGTCAGCTTGAAAACGGGTGCGAACGCTCCTATCATCGTGAATCGGCTCTTTCGACGTACGCAGCTCGAGACCACTTTTGGGGTTATCAATCTGGCGCTCGTTGACGGCGAGCCCCGGGTCTTAACGCTTAAAGAGCTGATTGAGTGCTACATCAAGCATCGCCGAGAGGTCACTGTTCGAAGGTTGCAATTCGAACTGGATCGCGCAGAGAAGCGGAAACACCTATTAGAGGGCTTGATCATTGCGATCGCGCACATCGACGAGGTAATTCAGCTGATCAAAGCATCGAGCGATGTCAAATCGGCTCAAGCCGCGCTGATCGAGAAATTCGCGCTCACCGAGGTGCAGGCGAAAGAGATACTGGACATGCGACTCTCGCGGCTGAGCGCCCTCGAGCGTGACAAGATCGAGACCGAGCGCGGCGAATTGACACAGAAGATAGCATGGCTCAGGGAGGTACTGGCGAGCGAAGCGCGTATCAGGGGCGTGATTAAGGATGAGTTGCGCGAGCTGAAGGAGAAGTACGGGGATAAGCGGCGCACTGAGCTCGAGGAGATGGTAACGCTCAGCGAGCGCGATTTCATTGAGGATGAGGAAGTGATCCTCTTCTTCACCGAACGCGGGTACGTGAAACGGTTGCCGGAGAAGCTCTTCAAACAGCAGCAGCGAGGCGGCAAGGGGATTGCCGTCATCGATCGCAGGGAAGATGACGTCGTCGTCAATTTCATTCGTGCATCCACACGAGAGCGACTGCTGCTCTTTACCGAAGACGGTCGCGTCTTTCAGGTGAAGACCTACGAGATCCCGCCCAGTTCGCGGCATGCGAAAGGCAAACCGCTGGTTAACGTTCCCGGGTTGAGCATCACCGCTGAAGAATCGAAGACTTTTGTCACCGCGCTCTCGGTGCCAGAAGCGGTTGATGAGGCAGTCGAGAACGTCTATATCGTCTTCGCGACCAGACGGGGCGTAGTAAAACGGAGCGCGCTCGCAAGCTTGAAGAACATTCGCGTAACGGGCATCGTGGCATTGCGGGTGGACGAGCGCAAGAATGATGCTCTGGTTGATGTGGCCCTGATGAAAGGTGAGGCGAACCAGGGCATCATCGTCAGCTCGAAGATGGGCAAAGCGATCTTCTTCCACGAGGAGGAACTCCGTGAGATGGGTAGGTACGCCGCGGGTGTGCGCGGGATACGGTTGGATAAAGGCGATGAGGTTGCCAGTATCGAAACGGTCGATCTAAGTGTACAGAAGTCGAACTTCGTCACCATCACCGAGAAGGGGTATGGCAAACGAACGCGGCTTGACGCTTACCGCGAGACACACCGTGGCGGAAAGGGCGTGATCAGCATTCGGGGCGCGCAGCGCAACGGGAACGTGGTGTGCATCAAGCAGGTGAAGCCCGACGATGACTTGATGATCACGACCTCCGATAACATGGTGACCAAAATCGGTGTGCGAAACATCCCTGTCCAGGGGCGGAACACGCAGGGCGTGCGCTTGATGAACGTCAAGAAAGGTGCGCGGGTCGTGACAGTAGACGTCGTTTAG
- a CDS encoding dihydrolipoyl dehydrogenase, with translation MKEYEVIVIGSGAGMLIVERAVAAGLTVALVEKGLIGGTCLNVGCIPSKMLIHPADRIVEIQEAGKLGIEAQITSIDFNGIMERMRTMIAHDRAQMQRGIEHTQNLDLYRGEGVFTADYTLAVNGTQIRGERIFIASGARPVIPQITGINEVQYLTNENLFDLKERPESMVIVGGGYIATEYGHFFAAMGTDVTIVQRGNGLLPHEEPEISALLQRELARRMTIVTGTEVSAVRQKGAHCVVIARDRATGDEREITAERVMIAVGRQSNADRLKVEHSGVETDDRGFIRVNDYLETSKERIWALGDAIGKYMFRHVANEAALVAWHNSTHTEHVEMNYRAIPHAVYSWPQIASAGMTEAQAKRDYEILVGTAHFSEVAKGQAMRDEESFAKAIVDRESKRILGFHIIGPHAPILIQEVIQIMADDRDYRALGRGIHIHPALSEVILATLRQLRAG, from the coding sequence ATGAAAGAGTACGAGGTGATCGTCATCGGATCAGGTGCTGGAATGCTGATCGTTGAGCGTGCGGTAGCCGCGGGTCTCACAGTCGCGCTGGTAGAGAAGGGACTAATCGGCGGCACCTGCCTGAATGTGGGCTGCATACCCTCGAAGATGCTGATCCATCCTGCGGATCGCATAGTGGAGATCCAGGAAGCCGGGAAACTGGGGATCGAGGCGCAGATCACGAGCATCGATTTTAACGGTATTATGGAGCGCATGCGCACCATGATCGCGCACGATCGCGCCCAGATGCAACGCGGTATTGAGCACACCCAGAATCTCGATCTGTACAGGGGCGAAGGAGTATTCACCGCTGACTATACCCTGGCAGTCAATGGAACGCAGATCAGGGGCGAGCGGATCTTCATCGCTTCCGGCGCACGACCGGTGATCCCTCAGATTACCGGGATTAATGAGGTGCAGTACCTGACGAACGAGAACCTGTTCGATCTGAAAGAACGACCAGAGAGCATGGTCATCGTCGGCGGTGGTTATATCGCGACTGAATACGGGCATTTCTTCGCCGCTATGGGCACTGACGTCACCATTGTCCAGCGGGGGAACGGATTGCTGCCTCATGAAGAGCCGGAGATATCCGCTCTGTTACAGCGTGAGCTGGCCAGGCGTATGACGATCGTTACGGGCACTGAGGTCTCCGCGGTGCGGCAGAAGGGCGCGCACTGCGTTGTTATAGCCCGGGACAGAGCTACTGGTGATGAACGTGAAATCACGGCTGAGCGAGTGATGATCGCTGTTGGTCGCCAATCGAACGCCGATCGCTTAAAGGTTGAGCATAGCGGTGTCGAAACAGACGATCGTGGCTTCATCAGGGTGAATGACTATCTCGAGACGAGCAAGGAGCGGATCTGGGCTCTGGGTGATGCGATTGGGAAGTACATGTTCCGGCACGTTGCTAATGAGGCGGCGCTGGTTGCATGGCACAACAGCACGCACACCGAGCACGTCGAGATGAACTATCGCGCGATACCACATGCGGTCTACTCGTGGCCACAGATCGCATCGGCCGGCATGACGGAGGCACAGGCGAAGCGGGACTATGAGATCCTGGTGGGGACGGCGCATTTCTCGGAGGTAGCGAAGGGACAGGCTATGCGGGACGAGGAGAGCTTTGCCAAGGCGATTGTGGACCGCGAGAGCAAGAGGATACTCGGATTCCACATCATCGGGCCCCACGCACCCATACTCATCCAGGAAGTGATCCAAATCATGGCTGATGACCGTGACTATAGAGCACTTGGGCGCGGCATTCACATCCATCCAGCGCTGTCCGAGGTGATTCTGGCAACGCTGCGACAACTCAGAGCGGGTTGA
- a CDS encoding 2-oxoacid ferredoxin oxidoreductase (catalyzes the coenzyme A-dependent decarboxylation of 2-oxoacids, such as pyruvate and 2-oxoglutarate) — MVELDDYQSDAENQWCPGCPNFGILKAMKNALVALDKRPEEICLVSGIGQAAKLPHYLRCNFFNGLHGRALPVATAISVVSPQLRTIVVTGDGDCYGEGGNHFVHTVRRNPDLTLIVHNNQIYGLTKGQASPTTDTGDKTRLQFEGVKISPLQPLALAIVHDCPFVARGFAGDIKHLTELFVAAIQFRGLSYVDVIQPCITWGTHPISWYRDRIYHLPPDYDPHDQQAAMKKATEWADRIPIGIFYETEEPPELFGEYFRASIYDGALTSLNFPPQRAIAALLGQFKTAKQHGAQERGGSGKA, encoded by the coding sequence ATGGTTGAGCTTGATGATTACCAGAGCGATGCGGAGAACCAGTGGTGCCCGGGCTGCCCCAATTTCGGCATCCTGAAAGCGATGAAGAACGCACTGGTGGCGCTGGACAAGCGCCCTGAGGAGATCTGCCTGGTCTCAGGTATCGGGCAGGCGGCAAAGTTACCGCACTACCTGCGCTGTAATTTCTTCAACGGACTGCACGGAAGAGCACTCCCCGTCGCAACGGCGATCAGCGTGGTGAGCCCGCAGTTGAGGACGATCGTGGTGACGGGGGACGGTGATTGCTACGGCGAAGGGGGAAACCACTTCGTGCATACCGTCCGCCGAAATCCTGATCTCACCCTCATCGTACACAACAACCAGATCTATGGACTCACCAAAGGTCAGGCGTCACCGACGACCGACACGGGCGATAAGACACGGCTTCAGTTCGAAGGCGTTAAGATCAGCCCCCTGCAGCCGCTGGCACTCGCGATCGTCCACGACTGCCCCTTTGTCGCGCGCGGTTTTGCCGGAGATATCAAACATCTTACCGAACTCTTCGTCGCGGCTATCCAGTTCAGAGGGCTCTCGTACGTGGACGTCATACAGCCCTGTATCACCTGGGGAACACATCCGATCAGCTGGTACCGTGACCGGATCTACCACCTGCCCCCGGATTACGATCCGCATGACCAGCAGGCCGCTATGAAGAAGGCGACTGAATGGGCCGACCGAATTCCGATTGGTATTTTTTACGAGACGGAAGAGCCGCCGGAACTCTTCGGCGAGTATTTCCGCGCGAGTATCTATGACGGTGCACTAACCTCGTTGAACTTCCCACCACAGCGTGCCATCGCAGCGCTTCTGGGACAGTTCAAGACCGCGAAGCAGCATGGAGCGCAGGAACGAGGAGGAAGCGGCAAAGCATGA
- a CDS encoding 2-oxoacid:acceptor oxidoreductase subunit alpha: MDLTVVIAGAAGQGVQTIGYVLARTASGAGYNVFAWQEYESRIRGGCNSYRIRVSDTPANSPLNRADILVTLSEESKRKYRPLLKADGVLIDEQETGERVITIPFEQIAREDFGKKLFANTVAAGALAAVLGLEQEALIEVVADEFAGKSDEIVDTNRAAAATGYNRAKRSCEGVCAWTLPRRTLAHYLVTGNEALALGAAAAGCRFIAAYPMTPSTGIITFLSKHKERLQIFTEQAEDEIAAINMAIGASYAGVRAMTATSGGGFSLMTEGISLAGMTETPIVIVLGQRPAPATGLPTRTEQADLLFAVNAGHGEFPRLVFAPADPRDAFHKIARAFNLADKYQTPAIILSDQFLADSYSTVDDFELDALKPEHYLAATVESGDYRRYLLTETGISPRLFPGQSQQLVCCDSDEHDEYGHITEDLTLRKRMVEKRLRKLEGLRDEIQLPEEYRVREAEDVLVSWGSSRNAVLETVDQLNERGNAVGMLHFTELWPLPRYTFPEEPRYHLVESNATAQFGRLLRSEYGLSVKSTIARYDGLPLDHEYIMEVWQHG, encoded by the coding sequence GTGGATTTAACTGTTGTCATTGCCGGAGCCGCTGGCCAGGGTGTTCAGACGATCGGATACGTTCTTGCCAGGACTGCTTCAGGAGCTGGCTATAACGTCTTCGCATGGCAGGAGTACGAATCGCGCATCCGCGGGGGCTGTAACAGCTACCGGATACGCGTGAGCGATACTCCGGCCAACAGCCCGCTGAATAGGGCTGATATCCTCGTGACGTTGAGCGAAGAGTCCAAGCGTAAATACCGACCGCTGCTGAAAGCTGATGGCGTTTTGATCGACGAGCAGGAGACCGGTGAACGGGTGATCACTATACCGTTTGAGCAGATCGCCCGGGAGGACTTTGGCAAGAAGCTCTTTGCAAATACCGTCGCTGCTGGAGCCCTTGCTGCAGTGCTCGGCCTCGAGCAGGAGGCACTCATCGAGGTGGTCGCGGACGAGTTTGCGGGGAAAAGCGATGAGATCGTGGACACGAATCGCGCGGCGGCCGCGACAGGCTACAACAGGGCGAAGAGGAGTTGCGAGGGCGTCTGCGCATGGACACTGCCGAGACGAACACTGGCGCACTACCTGGTCACGGGGAACGAAGCGCTGGCACTGGGTGCTGCGGCCGCTGGCTGCCGCTTCATTGCCGCGTATCCCATGACACCTTCGACCGGAATCATAACGTTCCTCTCAAAGCACAAAGAGCGCTTGCAGATCTTCACCGAGCAGGCGGAAGACGAAATCGCGGCGATCAATATGGCGATTGGCGCGAGTTATGCCGGGGTGCGCGCGATGACCGCGACCTCGGGCGGTGGCTTTTCACTCATGACCGAAGGGATCAGCCTCGCTGGCATGACCGAGACACCGATCGTTATTGTGCTTGGCCAGCGTCCTGCGCCGGCAACCGGTCTTCCAACGCGCACGGAGCAGGCGGATCTGCTCTTTGCGGTCAACGCGGGTCACGGTGAATTCCCCAGGCTCGTCTTCGCACCCGCTGATCCCCGGGACGCATTTCATAAGATCGCCCGCGCATTCAATCTGGCCGATAAGTACCAAACACCTGCGATCATCCTGAGCGACCAGTTCCTGGCCGACTCCTATTCCACGGTGGACGACTTCGAGCTCGATGCCCTGAAGCCTGAACATTATCTCGCAGCAACCGTTGAGTCGGGAGATTACCGGCGATATCTGCTCACGGAGACCGGGATTTCGCCCCGACTCTTCCCCGGCCAGAGCCAGCAGCTTGTCTGCTGTGATAGCGACGAACATGATGAATACGGTCACATCACGGAGGATCTAACGCTCAGGAAGCGGATGGTGGAGAAGCGGCTGCGGAAGCTGGAGGGTTTGCGGGATGAGATCCAGCTGCCCGAGGAATACCGGGTCAGAGAAGCGGAGGACGTGCTGGTGAGCTGGGGGTCCTCGCGGAACGCGGTGCTCGAGACGGTAGACCAGCTTAATGAGCGCGGAAATGCGGTGGGTATGCTCCACTTTACCGAACTCTGGCCGCTTCCACGGTACACGTTCCCTGAAGAGCCGCGTTACCATCTGGTCGAGAGCAATGCGACCGCGCAATTCGGCCGTCTGCTGCGGAGCGAATATGGATTATCTGTAAAGAGCACCATCGCACGGTACGACGGGCTGCCGCTGGATCACGAGTACATCATGGAGGTGTGGCAGCATGGTTGA